A segment of the Thermodesulfobacteriota bacterium genome:
GAAAAAATTGAGAAGTTGAACCACAGACGTTCAGAAAATCAATTTAAATCCGACGTGCCAACCGGCACACCCTCTGATGATTTGGTGAAAAGCGTTGAAGAAGATTTAGAAAGTGATAAAGAAAAAGCTATAAGAGAATACTGGCGCAGCCGCGCACTCGAGATTGACAACAAAGAAGAAAGGGTATTGGAAGATATTTCGCTTACAAAAGAGCTAATAACATATAAGAAGAGAGAAGTAGATTACCTGCTCATAAATGGATACTCAGCAGATCGGTCAATATTCGAGCTCAGAAATCTTGAAGACAGGCTAAAGCACCTTGAATTCAATCTGGGTCTTATAAAACCCGAAAGGGAGAAACTACAAGACGAAGCGCGTCAAGCAGGCGTACCCCCTGGTTATTTGAGACCATGAAATCGTATATGACAAGAAGTGGGTATGAGTGTTTTCGTATGATTGAATCACAGGCATCTTTTTGGCTTAATCATGCTTTTTATACTCTTGTTCAAACCTCTTAGCCAATTCCTCGGCCTTTTTGTCATAAGCCTCAGGATCATCCCAAGACTGACGAGGGTCGAGCAGCCCTTCATTGCTCGAGGATATGAGGCTGGTACGAGAAGATTATGTAGACTCATTTCTTACGTTACATCATACAGATTCGTTTAAGGGGTAAGAGGATTAGCAAATTGATTTTGAGCCATAGTAATGCAAATAACAATTACCAAACTCCAATTAACAACCGCTGATATTCGAAATTGAGGATTTTGTATTTGTCTCTGACTTGGCGCTTGTTCATTTGCAACGCCGATCATTCAGAAACTACTTCCCAGCTTTCTGGAGACCGCCAAAGACTTGATAGTATCAATTCCCGGATGAAGATAAGTTCCTTCGGCAACTTATCGTATAACTTAATAAATAGCTCCTCGTGAGAAAGAATCTCCTCGTTCCA
Coding sequences within it:
- a CDS encoding DUF4124 domain-containing protein — translated: MCIKFHSNILILACGVLFLYLAPHHTNAKDIYKWIDENGNVHFTDNPSLIPKEKAVEVEKIEKLNHRRSENQFKSDVPTGTPSDDLVKSVEEDLESDKEKAIREYWRSRALEIDNKEERVLEDISLTKELITYKKREVDYLLINGYSADRSIFELRNLEDRLKHLEFNLGLIKPEREKLQDEARQAGVPPGYLRP